GACTTCGCCATCGGCGGGAACTGTAGCTGTGTATTGGAACGATCCTGCGTTGGTTTCTTTGACAGATTGCGGTCAAATATTAATATATTATTGTAGACCTAACCAAGTTTAATAAGCGACGAACTCTTAATCAGGCAGGCGAATATGAAAGATTTCCTCTACGCATATAGTGACGCTATTGATGAAAGCTTCGAAAAGGGGCGTGATGGCGAGCGTACTGCGACGGCGCTTGATATGCTTGCCGACAACGTGCCTATTGAAAAAATCGTGAAGTATTCGCATTTGCCCAAAGAAAAAGTATTGGAACTGCAAAAAAATTCTCGGCATTGACTCCGAACTTTACCAACATCGGTGCAATTAGAGTGACTGCTTTGTCATCTTATCACAAAGCGCTAATATGGATGGTCTCATTCTGAAAGATAGCCCAGCGAGTTCGACAGCATCCAGTAACGGAACAAGTTCTGAGAAAGAGCTTTCCGTCAAGCTCTCACATGCCTCCTTTCAAAATTGCGGAATTGCCAAATTTTTGAGCGAAAAAATCAACAATCCACGACAATAGGGCTTCGGTGCTTTTAAAGTTCTCCATAAACGGTGTTCCTTACAAATGCTTTGAATCTTGGATTGGCGTAATGTTCCAAATACGAATCCAAAATTTCTTTTGATAACGTTGAAAAATTAATGTCTTGAAAAACATTAAAGTAAAATGTTTTTTTGTGCTGATAAAAATAGAGCGTGTCAAGGACCGCCTTTTCTGCAGTTGCGATCCGTACTCCATTTTCAAGAATCTTCGTCCCGAAGAACATGTTCTTTGATATTTTGGCGTACGAGATATTTACATCACCTTTATATTCACTGGCCTTTGATGTGACGATGCAACTGATTAAAAATGGGCTTTCTGTGCCGATTAACTTATAAAACGCTAAAGCCGAACCGAAAGAAACATATGAATCCGTGCGAACTTTTGCCGAAAGAATCATAGGATCGAAGTTCTGGGTTACATAAATGCCACGAGAATAGCGCTTTAGCAAATCTGCCTCTTCAAATTGCTTGATTTTAATCCAAAGCATTTGTTGACTAGATATGTTAAAAAGGGAGCTTAGCTCCGATAGCGAAAATACTCCACCCACTTTCGGGGCGAATTCAAGTAGTTTTTGAGCATTTTCAAGAGTTTTTTTCATATTGCTAGAAAATATAATAAAAGTTATACTATCTAGCAATATGAAAGTTGATGGATGAAGAATAAAAAAATGTGTTTATCGGGATGAAATCGGTCTTTACAATCAGTTCTGCGTCGGCAAGGTTGACTTCTTTCCCGAAATATTCTATATCATGTAAGGATATGCAAAATTTAATCTACACTCTTATGAATAGGGAGACTCGCTCAAGAAATGCGTAGAGGATATTCGCGAGACTCCGCTATCTGTTCCGTGTGATGATAAATTCACCGAGAATCGTCTTTCGCAGATGAACATGATAAAAAACGTCCAATGCGAACGAATTCTAGGCTTTGATTCAAAGTGGGAATTTTAAAGTTTTATCGCACAAATTTATTTTGCCATTTCTTTCTTGTACATTTCCGCAATGTACGATGGACCGTAGCTCCAATACTTTTGCTTTTCATCGTAAAGTAAACTTGCCGTACGGGATTTAAATTACTCCATCCCGCCTGCGGATGTGATGGCTGTGGCGGTTGTGCTTAAGTTGCTGAATTTGGGGGTTAACGCTCCGCTGCAGTTTGCCACGTCGTCGGATGATGCCCAGTAAATGGCGTGGTTGTTTGTCTCTAGCTTGTAGTTGACAAACCATATTCTGCCTTTGGGGCATTCGTTCAAATTTACGATGGATTCTGCGGACCAGTTGTATGTGCTTTCGGAGGCGTCGTATTCGAAAACGGATGTCCTTGCCTTGCCTGTGGAGTTTCCGGCGGGGGATTTATACCCGATGGCTTGCCAGCTGCCGCCTTTGTGATGCTCGAAAGAATAGATGTCCTGTAGCTTTATGTAGGTGCCTGCGGCGAGGCTGATTTCTGCTGCTTTGGACTTGTCGATCATGCCGAAAAGTTTCGGGACCGCAACCGCCGCGAGGACGCCCATGATGACGAGGGCGACCATCAATTCAATAATGGAAAATCCTTGCTTTTCCATAGTACTCCATAATGATGTTTCTGTTTAAAAAATAAGATATTTTGGAGCAAGAAATACAGATTGAATAAAAAATTTTCATATTTCATCGGCTTTGTTTTATGTAGTTTATTTTATCATGTGGAGCGGGTGATATGTTGCGGAGAAAATTAAACATTCTGTATTTTGTCTTGCCTGCGCTTGTGGCTGCGTTTTTTGCGTATGTGGCGTGCAGGGTTTATGATTCTCCGCAGTTGCATGGGATTTTGTCGGCAGATGTCCTGTTTTTGATGGTCCTCTTGCTTTTGCCGCGTTTTAATTTTTCTTATAAGCTGGCTTTTTTGGCGCCTGCCGCTGTGTGGGCCGCTGTTGATCATTCGGCTTGCTCCTATGCGACTT
The genomic region above belongs to Fibrobacter sp. UWB4 and contains:
- a CDS encoding type II secretion system protein, with protein sequence MEKQGFSIIELMVALVIMGVLAAVAVPKLFGMIDKSKAAEISLAAGTYIKLQDIYSFEHHKGGSWQAIGYKSPAGNSTGKARTSVFEYDASESTYNWSAESIVNLNECPKGRIWFVNYKLETNNHAIYWASSDDVANCSGALTPKFSNLSTTATAITSAGGME